A window of the Butyricimonas faecalis genome harbors these coding sequences:
- a CDS encoding FKBP-type peptidyl-prolyl cis-trans isomerase: MNKFLILLSSLFALTFFGCNNDEEELDLIDTLENEKIAIHEYLSQITTPILYLEYYSVHGMLIDTVFIFNYDNSGEVAKDTGWVLMDYEKFYLNGAKLDTTSPEQGDSTFTYAFGGPVLYRYDTVKKYDYVAEAFRHIGVGSTGGEMIVPSILAGDKNNYGKPLHYKLKAHKLINDVKVNEYELIQSYLGSSFFVRKPYEDFPTYEITSVTERDTVTYTAIVEKGAGDRNIQVGDSVLLEMDYGLLDDVGLQNRVLRSMGRDSIYFLFNETWQRNYPAGLVKGLQRLQAGDSAHVIVPYGMAYGAGGTTREITFRDRTKLKQYLIPPYSTLWYWIRIRKVVPPKTEEE; this comes from the coding sequence ATGAATAAATTTCTGATTCTATTAAGCAGTTTGTTTGCGTTGACTTTCTTCGGTTGTAATAACGATGAAGAGGAGCTCGATTTGATTGATACATTGGAAAATGAGAAGATTGCTATTCACGAGTACCTGAGTCAGATTACCACGCCTATTCTTTATCTTGAGTATTATAGTGTGCATGGTATGTTGATCGATACGGTTTTTATTTTCAATTACGATAATAGTGGTGAGGTGGCTAAAGATACAGGGTGGGTGTTGATGGATTACGAGAAATTTTATCTGAATGGAGCTAAATTGGATACGACGTCTCCCGAACAGGGGGATTCCACGTTCACTTATGCCTTTGGAGGACCGGTACTTTATCGTTATGACACGGTAAAGAAATATGATTATGTGGCGGAAGCGTTTCGACATATTGGTGTAGGAAGTACGGGAGGGGAAATGATTGTACCCTCTATTTTGGCCGGAGATAAAAATAATTATGGGAAACCGTTACATTATAAGTTAAAAGCGCATAAGCTCATTAACGATGTGAAAGTAAATGAATATGAGTTGATTCAAAGTTATTTGGGGAGTAGTTTTTTTGTGAGAAAGCCTTATGAGGATTTTCCTACGTATGAAATTACGTCGGTTACGGAGCGGGATACCGTTACTTATACCGCTATTGTGGAGAAAGGTGCGGGTGATCGGAATATTCAAGTGGGGGATTCTGTTTTGTTGGAAATGGATTACGGATTGTTGGATGATGTGGGGTTGCAGAATCGGGTGTTGAGAAGTATGGGGCGTGATTCTATTTATTTCTTATTTAATGAGACTTGGCAGAGAAATTATCCGGCAGGGTTGGTAAAAGGATTACAGCGTTTACAAGCTGGGGATTCTGCACATGTTATTGTGCCTTATGGAATGGCCTACGGGGCAGGGGGTACAACCCGGGAAATAACTTTTCGAGATCGTACGAAGTTAAAACAATATTTAATTCCTCCATATTCAACGTTGTGGTATTGGATACGGATTCGCAAAGTAGTTCCGCCTAAAACGGAAGAAGAATGA
- a CDS encoding DEAD/DEAH box helicase: MFPSLQNLGISSLNEMQETSLKAHRETDHIILLSPTGSGKTLAFLLPLLENLDPGNTKAQAIILAPSRELALQIEQVFRSLKSGFKVVCCYGGHDINEESRSLSYTPTLIIGTPGRILDHITRGTIDTNSISTIILDEFDKALEFGFQEDMGTIFSHLPHLKKRVLTSATSAVKIPEFTGLHDPLVLDFLENAEPIKLTLKSVYTESYNKLDTLYKLLCDLEEGPTLIFCNYRERAEEVSNYLWDKGVNNEYFHGGMEQEERERVLCKFRNGSTYIFISTDLASRGLDIPEIKYIIHYHLPEKPEAFIHRNGRTARMNAAGTAFLLLEKDTPLPDYLPDAPETYLPVGKYPAPAEPYWSTLYIGKGKKDKVNKMDIVGFLCQKGELRKEEIGKIEVKDHHSFVAVKRGNLRQLLSLIRREKIKNMRAKIEISR, from the coding sequence ATGTTTCCCTCCTTACAAAACCTCGGAATATCCTCGTTGAACGAAATGCAAGAAACCTCGCTGAAAGCTCACAGAGAAACCGATCACATCATCCTGCTCTCTCCCACCGGATCGGGCAAAACGCTAGCTTTTCTGTTACCCTTACTAGAAAACCTCGACCCGGGTAACACGAAAGCACAAGCCATCATCCTGGCACCATCGAGAGAACTAGCCTTGCAAATAGAGCAAGTATTTCGCTCATTAAAAAGCGGCTTCAAGGTTGTATGTTGCTACGGGGGACACGACATTAACGAGGAAAGTCGTAGCCTATCATACACTCCCACGCTGATCATCGGGACTCCGGGACGCATACTTGACCACATCACCCGGGGAACAATCGACACGAATTCCATTTCCACGATCATCCTTGATGAATTTGACAAGGCGCTGGAATTTGGATTCCAAGAAGACATGGGAACCATCTTTTCGCACTTACCACACTTAAAAAAGCGTGTTTTAACCTCTGCAACATCAGCCGTCAAAATTCCGGAATTCACGGGACTTCATGATCCACTTGTACTTGATTTTCTGGAAAATGCAGAACCCATCAAGTTAACACTTAAAAGTGTATACACCGAAAGCTACAACAAACTTGACACACTCTACAAGCTACTCTGTGATCTAGAGGAAGGTCCTACTCTGATTTTCTGTAACTATCGAGAACGAGCAGAAGAAGTGAGTAACTACCTATGGGATAAAGGTGTGAACAACGAATATTTCCACGGGGGAATGGAACAGGAAGAACGCGAGCGAGTACTGTGCAAATTCCGTAACGGAAGTACTTACATCTTTATCTCTACCGACCTTGCATCCCGTGGTCTGGATATCCCGGAAATAAAGTATATTATTCACTATCACCTACCCGAAAAACCGGAAGCTTTTATACACCGAAATGGAAGAACAGCACGGATGAATGCAGCCGGAACAGCTTTCCTCCTGCTCGAAAAAGATACTCCGCTCCCAGATTATTTACCTGATGCCCCGGAAACATATTTGCCTGTCGGTAAGTATCCGGCCCCGGCAGAACCATACTGGTCCACCCTCTATATCGGAAAAGGCAAAAAAGACAAAGTAAACAAAATGGATATTGTCGGTTTTTTATGCCAGAAAGGAGAATTGAGAAAAGAAGAGATCGGTAAAATCGAAGTCAAGGACCATCACTCTTTTGTCGCTGTAAAACGAGGCAATCTAAGACAACTACTTTCCCTCATCCGAAGAGAGAAAATCAAAAATATGCGGGCTAAGATAGAAATTTCAAGGTAA
- a CDS encoding patatin-like phospholipase family protein has product MENNQQQRPYKLGLALSGGGARGFAHLGVYKAMQELGIKPDIISGTSAGAIAGLIFASGHSAEDGLAFFKNKKLLDFARPLVSKTGIMNMAGMEKKLSEFIHIDTFEKLQIPLVVTATNMNLGIPTHFSTGKVIPCVLASCSIPIVFVPVTINHQQYSDGGVFMNLPVRPIRDLCDIVIGVHIDPLEPCNQIKSMVHLAERSFHMGILSNMSIDTRLCDIVIIPKHISQYSMFDLNNIDKIVEEGYQQAKIVFARPKIMKKLSALSPCKG; this is encoded by the coding sequence ATGGAAAACAACCAGCAGCAACGACCCTACAAATTGGGTTTGGCACTAAGCGGAGGAGGAGCGAGAGGTTTCGCTCATTTAGGAGTATACAAAGCAATGCAAGAACTGGGAATCAAACCGGATATTATTTCGGGAACCAGTGCAGGGGCAATAGCCGGACTCATATTTGCATCCGGTCATTCGGCAGAAGACGGGCTTGCATTTTTCAAAAACAAAAAACTACTTGACTTTGCACGTCCTTTGGTCTCCAAAACCGGTATCATGAATATGGCAGGAATGGAAAAAAAGTTATCCGAATTTATCCATATTGATACATTCGAAAAACTACAAATTCCCCTGGTCGTCACTGCCACCAACATGAATTTAGGTATACCCACACATTTCAGCACGGGAAAAGTAATTCCCTGCGTACTAGCCTCCTGTTCCATTCCGATCGTGTTCGTACCTGTCACGATCAATCACCAGCAATATTCGGACGGTGGAGTATTTATGAACCTACCCGTACGGCCCATCCGAGATTTGTGTGACATCGTCATCGGAGTCCATATTGACCCGCTGGAGCCTTGCAATCAAATCAAAAGCATGGTACATCTAGCAGAACGATCCTTTCACATGGGAATCCTATCAAACATGAGTATTGACACTCGCTTGTGTGACATCGTTATTATTCCCAAACACATCAGCCAATACAGCATGTTCGACCTCAACAACATCGATAAAATTGTGGAAGAAGGCTATCAACAAGCTAAAATCGTGTTCGCTCGTCCTAAGATCATGAAAAAACTAAGTGCACTCTCCCCTTGTAAAGGATGA
- a CDS encoding flavin reductase family protein has protein sequence MKKIAPKDIDKNVIKLIGQDWMLVAAGDKEKFNMMTASWGSMGYLWNKPVVMVFVRPQRYTFEFTERKDEFTLSFFDEKYRHALDVCGSVSGRDVNKVQESGLTPYFTEAGNPAFEEATLVLECKKLYADFLKEDDFLDKKVVDSLYGQKDFHKMYVAEIVHAWVKE, from the coding sequence ATGAAAAAGATTGCACCGAAAGATATAGACAAGAACGTGATTAAGTTGATCGGGCAGGATTGGATGCTGGTGGCTGCCGGGGATAAGGAGAAGTTCAATATGATGACGGCGAGTTGGGGATCGATGGGGTATTTGTGGAATAAACCCGTGGTGATGGTATTCGTGCGTCCGCAACGTTACACGTTTGAGTTTACTGAGAGAAAAGATGAGTTTACTTTGTCGTTTTTTGACGAGAAGTACCGTCATGCGTTGGATGTATGCGGTTCTGTTTCGGGACGTGACGTGAATAAGGTGCAGGAAAGCGGGTTGACACCCTATTTCACGGAGGCTGGGAATCCGGCTTTCGAGGAGGCTACGTTGGTGTTGGAGTGTAAAAAATTATATGCCGACTTCTTGAAGGAAGATGATTTTTTGGATAAAAAAGTCGTGGATAGTCTGTACGGCCAAAAGGATTTCCACAAGATGTACGTGGCCGAAATTGTTCATGCTTGGGTGAAGGAGTAG
- a CDS encoding FKBP-type peptidyl-prolyl cis-trans isomerase, producing the protein MKSNYLIVLLALLASGFMGCSDDDSYDWFGEHEKEKEKLAEYVKDKSPKQFFEYEGSIGGKNFVANAYVFNYKENGMTAGNGDFVLYNYVRKTLDGTVLDTSDKYLAVGVDVTPLVALGGPIYMFMKEDENELNPMADVFAYIPEGTKAEALYSSLTPGFFGNTTYSYYEYTVEKVIKDMSLLAYENKLIENFLESVKDEIQEQPIQLPLNEESGKDTITQVAKIHVETDKQQVELTDSVTIHYDAYILDEINDKFRAITEMKDDEKVTLYVPNLIEGFKRGVVKLKVDEEAYILVPSGMGYGYNGVKSYEGQYLIPPYATLLYKVKVIFTKKNPQKD; encoded by the coding sequence ATGAAAAGTAATTATTTAATTGTGTTGCTTGCTTTGCTGGCAAGTGGTTTCATGGGGTGTTCTGATGACGATAGTTATGATTGGTTTGGAGAACATGAGAAAGAAAAGGAAAAGTTGGCTGAGTATGTAAAAGATAAAAGTCCAAAGCAGTTTTTTGAATATGAAGGTTCGATCGGGGGAAAGAATTTTGTTGCTAATGCATATGTATTTAATTACAAAGAGAATGGCATGACTGCAGGGAATGGGGATTTTGTCTTGTATAATTATGTTCGAAAAACCCTTGATGGGACAGTATTAGATACCTCTGATAAGTATCTTGCTGTTGGTGTTGATGTGACCCCACTTGTTGCTTTAGGTGGTCCTATCTATATGTTTATGAAGGAGGATGAGAATGAACTAAATCCAATGGCTGATGTTTTTGCCTATATTCCGGAGGGAACAAAAGCAGAAGCTCTTTATTCTAGTCTGACTCCTGGATTTTTTGGAAATACGACTTATTCCTATTACGAATATACGGTAGAAAAAGTGATTAAAGATATGTCTTTGCTGGCTTATGAGAATAAATTGATAGAAAATTTTCTAGAATCAGTAAAAGATGAGATACAAGAACAGCCCATACAATTACCTTTAAATGAAGAAAGTGGCAAAGATACAATTACACAAGTAGCAAAAATACATGTTGAGACTGATAAGCAACAGGTGGAATTAACAGATAGTGTTACTATACATTATGATGCTTATATTTTGGACGAAATCAATGATAAATTTCGTGCGATTACCGAGATGAAAGATGATGAAAAAGTTACACTATATGTCCCGAATTTGATTGAGGGTTTCAAGCGAGGAGTTGTAAAACTGAAGGTTGACGAGGAGGCTTATATTCTTGTTCCTTCAGGTATGGGATATGGTTATAATGGGGTAAAAAGTTATGAAGGGCAATATTTGATACCTCCTTATGCGACACTTTTATATAAGGTTAAAGTGATATTTACCAAAAAAAATCCCCAAAAGGACTAA
- a CDS encoding histidinol-phosphatase, giving the protein MDLCTYHSHCDFCDGKAPAEDFVKATIEAGFHSYGISSHSPLPFETRWSLSKRNVEAYLMEIKRLREKYAGQIELYGGMEIDYLNDDWGPAVEYFQRLPLDYRIGSVHLVTEEQTGEMMDMDGKFEDFRENLRLVFHDDLKCLVKAYFKASSRMVELGGFDFVAHLDKISMNGSLMDSTLTEQEWYNRLLWDYMSLIAEKGVMVEVNTKAYTRKGMMFPNVKYFKWLKELNIPVMVNSDAHLPQLINDNRALAFEWLREVGIKSTMRLHQGAWVEVPIDNK; this is encoded by the coding sequence ATGGATTTATGCACGTATCATAGTCATTGTGATTTTTGTGACGGGAAAGCTCCGGCGGAGGATTTTGTGAAAGCGACCATCGAGGCGGGATTCCATAGTTATGGTATCTCTTCACACTCACCGCTTCCTTTTGAGACTCGTTGGTCTTTAAGCAAGAGGAATGTAGAAGCTTACTTGATGGAGATAAAGCGTTTGCGAGAGAAATACGCGGGGCAGATCGAGCTTTACGGGGGGATGGAAATTGATTATCTCAATGATGATTGGGGACCGGCGGTAGAGTATTTTCAGCGTTTGCCGTTGGATTATCGTATCGGTTCAGTGCATCTTGTAACGGAGGAACAGACGGGAGAGATGATGGACATGGACGGGAAGTTCGAGGATTTTAGGGAGAACTTGCGTTTGGTTTTTCATGATGATCTGAAATGTCTCGTGAAGGCTTATTTCAAGGCATCTTCCCGGATGGTGGAGTTGGGTGGTTTTGACTTCGTGGCGCATTTGGATAAAATATCCATGAATGGTTCACTGATGGATAGCACGTTGACGGAACAAGAGTGGTATAACCGGTTGTTGTGGGATTATATGTCCTTGATAGCGGAAAAAGGGGTTATGGTAGAGGTGAACACGAAGGCATACACGAGAAAGGGAATGATGTTCCCGAACGTGAAGTATTTCAAGTGGTTGAAAGAGTTGAATATTCCCGTAATGGTGAATTCTGATGCTCATTTGCCCCAGTTGATAAATGACAATCGGGCGTTGGCATTCGAGTGGTTGCGGGAAGTCGGAATAAAGAGCACGATGCGTTTGCATCAAGGTGCATGGGTAGAAGTACCAATAGATAATAAGTAG
- a CDS encoding inositol monophosphatase family protein, protein MNIDLENTLELAVAWAKEVGEVQRSYFRSGHLDIETKSTVHDVVTKVDKLSESMLIERIGTCFPDHSVLGEESGEHDAHSDYLWVVDPLDGTNNYSQGLPVFCVSIGLQYRGETLLGVVYAPYLDELYTAIRGKGAFLNHVLIHVSDKTELDRSVLATGFPYDKGIHPVNNIDNLSRILPHLRGIRRMGSAAYDLCGVAAGFLDGYWELGLKLWDVCAGVLIVEEAGGHVEPFRDDRGIAILSGNPKIVEKMKEYIS, encoded by the coding sequence ATGAATATTGATTTGGAAAACACGTTGGAGCTTGCGGTTGCGTGGGCAAAGGAAGTTGGAGAAGTACAACGGTCTTACTTCAGAAGCGGTCATTTGGATATAGAAACGAAGTCAACGGTGCATGATGTCGTGACGAAGGTGGACAAACTAAGTGAATCCATGCTGATCGAGCGGATAGGTACGTGTTTTCCAGATCATAGTGTATTGGGGGAAGAAAGTGGGGAGCATGACGCTCATAGCGACTATCTGTGGGTGGTGGACCCGTTGGATGGGACAAATAATTACAGTCAGGGGTTACCCGTGTTTTGCGTGTCTATCGGGCTACAATATCGAGGAGAAACTTTACTCGGCGTGGTGTACGCTCCTTACTTGGACGAGTTGTACACGGCTATCCGGGGGAAAGGGGCTTTCTTGAATCATGTTCTAATCCATGTTTCTGATAAAACAGAACTCGATCGATCGGTTTTAGCCACCGGTTTTCCTTACGACAAAGGAATACACCCCGTGAATAATATCGATAATCTAAGTCGTATTTTGCCACATTTGCGAGGAATACGGCGTATGGGTTCTGCCGCTTACGATCTTTGCGGGGTGGCGGCCGGATTTCTGGATGGGTATTGGGAATTGGGGTTGAAACTCTGGGATGTATGTGCCGGAGTGCTTATCGTGGAAGAGGCAGGTGGACATGTTGAACCATTCCGGGATGATCGGGGAATCGCGATATTGTCGGGTAATCCGAAGATCGTGGAAAAAATGAAAGAATATATAAGTTGA
- the gap gene encoding type I glyceraldehyde-3-phosphate dehydrogenase, protein MSKIKVGINGFGRIGRLVFRAAMTRNDIEIVGINDLIDVDYMVYMLKYDTMHGRFNGTVEAKDGKLVVNGHAIRVTAERNPEDLKWNEVGAEYVVESTGLFLTKEKAEAHLKAGAKRVVMSAPSKDDTPMFVMGVNHKTYAGQTIVSNASCTTNCLAPLAKVIHDKFGIVEGLMTTVHATTATQKTVDGPSMKDWRGGRAAAGNIIPSSTGAAKAVGKVIPELNGKLTGMSFRVPTLDVSVVDLTCRLEKAATYEEIKAAMKEASENELKGILGYTEDEVVSSDFLGDARTSIFDAKAGIALNSNFVKLVSWYDNEWGYSNKVLELIAHMATVK, encoded by the coding sequence ATGTCAAAGATTAAAGTTGGTATCAACGGATTCGGACGTATTGGGCGTCTGGTTTTTAGAGCAGCAATGACAAGAAACGATATTGAAATCGTTGGGATTAACGACCTCATCGATGTCGATTACATGGTTTATATGTTGAAATATGACACCATGCATGGTCGTTTCAACGGAACCGTTGAAGCTAAAGATGGAAAACTCGTTGTAAACGGTCACGCAATCCGTGTTACAGCAGAGAGAAACCCGGAAGACTTGAAATGGAACGAGGTAGGCGCAGAATATGTAGTTGAGTCAACCGGACTTTTCTTAACCAAAGAAAAAGCAGAAGCTCACTTGAAAGCTGGGGCCAAAAGAGTCGTAATGTCCGCCCCGTCAAAAGATGATACCCCGATGTTCGTGATGGGTGTAAACCACAAAACTTACGCCGGACAAACTATTGTATCTAACGCATCATGTACCACGAACTGCTTGGCTCCGCTAGCGAAAGTAATACATGATAAATTCGGTATCGTTGAAGGTTTGATGACCACCGTACACGCTACCACCGCTACCCAAAAGACCGTTGATGGTCCTTCCATGAAAGACTGGAGAGGTGGACGTGCCGCTGCAGGTAACATCATCCCGTCATCTACCGGAGCTGCTAAAGCCGTGGGTAAAGTCATTCCGGAACTGAATGGTAAATTAACAGGTATGTCATTCCGCGTACCGACATTGGACGTTTCTGTTGTTGATTTGACTTGTCGTCTGGAAAAAGCCGCAACTTACGAAGAAATCAAAGCTGCCATGAAAGAAGCCTCTGAAAACGAACTAAAAGGCATCCTTGGTTACACCGAAGACGAAGTCGTTTCTTCTGATTTCTTAGGAGATGCACGTACTTCTATTTTCGATGCTAAAGCAGGTATTGCGTTAAATTCAAACTTTGTAAAACTCGTATCTTGGTACGATAACGAGTGGGGTTACTCCAACAAAGTTCTTGAGTTAATAGCTCATATGGCTACTGTAAAATAA